In Mycobacterium gallinarum, a single window of DNA contains:
- a CDS encoding GAF domain-containing sensor histidine kinase — protein sequence MSPDARPPNAVRDLVDTDRELALLRELIQAASKGPGVEPLAAAAARMITAATASDVCFVHVLDDSDRSLTLAGATPPFDAEVGKIRLPLGRGISGWVASHREPVVIRQDKEADPRYMPFESLRGKDFTSMVSVPMETDPGGLVGVLNVHTVEHRDFTSRDVELLLVIGRLIAGALHQARLHRQLVARERAHENFVEQVIEAQELERRRLAGDIHDGISQRLITLSYRLDAASRAVSDDPEAASEQLEKARELVDLTLGEARAAISGLRPPVLDDLGLAGGLASLARSIPQVGIDVELVETRVPDHIELALYRIAQECLQNVVKHAKATSARLTFAVDAGETGDIARLEIVDDGVGFDTFEHPLGSDEMGGYGLLSMAERAEIVGGRLNIRSRPGSGTAVTATIPLPRS from the coding sequence ATGAGCCCGGACGCCCGCCCCCCGAACGCGGTCCGCGACCTCGTCGACACCGACCGCGAACTCGCACTGCTGCGCGAACTGATCCAGGCCGCGTCCAAGGGGCCCGGGGTCGAGCCGCTGGCCGCGGCGGCCGCACGGATGATCACCGCCGCCACCGCCAGCGACGTGTGCTTCGTCCACGTCCTCGACGACAGCGACCGGTCGCTGACGCTCGCGGGCGCGACACCGCCGTTCGACGCCGAGGTGGGCAAGATCCGCTTGCCGTTGGGCCGGGGCATTTCCGGATGGGTCGCCAGCCACCGCGAGCCGGTGGTGATCAGGCAGGACAAGGAAGCCGATCCGCGCTACATGCCGTTCGAGTCCCTGCGCGGCAAGGACTTCACGTCCATGGTGTCGGTGCCGATGGAGACCGACCCGGGCGGGCTGGTCGGCGTGCTCAATGTGCACACCGTCGAGCACCGCGACTTCACCTCTCGCGACGTCGAACTGCTGCTGGTGATCGGCAGGCTGATCGCCGGTGCGCTCCATCAGGCCCGCTTGCACCGCCAGCTGGTCGCTCGCGAACGAGCCCACGAGAACTTCGTCGAGCAGGTCATCGAGGCCCAGGAGCTCGAACGGCGGCGGCTGGCCGGCGATATTCACGACGGCATCTCGCAGCGACTGATCACCTTGTCGTACCGGCTCGACGCGGCCAGCCGCGCGGTGTCCGACGATCCAGAGGCTGCCTCCGAACAGTTGGAGAAGGCCCGCGAACTCGTCGATCTGACGCTGGGCGAAGCGCGCGCCGCCATCAGCGGACTACGTCCGCCTGTGCTCGACGATCTCGGGCTGGCGGGCGGCCTCGCCAGCCTCGCGCGGTCCATCCCCCAGGTCGGCATCGACGTCGAGCTGGTGGAGACCCGCGTGCCCGACCACATCGAGCTCGCGCTGTACCGAATCGCGCAGGAATGCCTGCAAAATGTCGTCAAACATGCGAAAGCCACGTCCGCGCGGCTCACCTTTGCCGTCGACGCGGGCGAGACCGGGGACATCGCCCGGCTCGAAATAGTCGACGACGGAGTCGGTTTCGACACTTTCGAGCATCCCCTGGGCAGCGACGAGATGGGCGGCTACGGCCTGCTGTCGATGGCCGAACGAGCCGAGATCGTCGGCGGCCGGCTGAACATCCGGTCGCGCCCGGGTTCGGGCACCGCGGTGACCGCGACGATCCCGCTTCCGCGCTCTTAG
- a CDS encoding VOC family protein, whose translation MSIQHVLAVVPVSDLQVSGRWYETLFGRPADNNPMPTLVEWQVVPGGWVQVFVDAARAGSGLLNFAVDDLQTHMAELRERGLEPGDVTGASKGVHLSALTDPDGNTISLIGGFRVEY comes from the coding sequence ATGTCCATCCAGCATGTACTCGCCGTCGTGCCGGTGTCCGACCTACAGGTGAGCGGCCGCTGGTACGAGACGCTCTTCGGGCGCCCGGCCGACAACAACCCGATGCCGACGCTCGTCGAATGGCAGGTCGTGCCCGGCGGTTGGGTCCAGGTCTTCGTCGACGCCGCACGCGCGGGGTCCGGGCTGCTGAACTTCGCCGTCGACGATCTCCAGACCCACATGGCTGAGCTCCGCGAACGCGGACTCGAGCCCGGCGACGTCACCGGCGCCAGCAAGGGGGTCCACCTGTCGGCGCTCACCGATCCCGATGGCAACACGATCAGCCTGATCGGCGGATTCAGGGTCGAATACTGA
- a CDS encoding MarR family winged helix-turn-helix transcriptional regulator, with protein sequence MPSQPSWPRKRDPIELARANWERFGWGDVADGMVAVTSVMRAHQILLARVENALRPYDLSFSRYELLRLLAFSRGGALPITKASDRLQVHVTSVTHAIRRLEADGLVERTPHPTDGRTTLVRITDLGRSTVEDATVTLNSEVFADIGMSDSESRALAASIETLRRNSGDF encoded by the coding sequence GTGCCCTCGCAACCGTCGTGGCCGCGCAAGCGCGACCCCATCGAGTTGGCGCGCGCCAACTGGGAGCGCTTCGGCTGGGGTGACGTCGCCGACGGCATGGTGGCGGTCACGTCGGTGATGCGGGCCCACCAGATACTGCTGGCCCGGGTCGAGAACGCGCTGCGGCCGTACGACCTGAGCTTTTCCCGATACGAATTGCTGCGGTTGTTGGCCTTCAGCCGCGGCGGCGCGCTGCCGATCACCAAGGCGTCGGACCGGCTGCAGGTGCACGTCACCAGCGTCACGCACGCGATCCGGCGGCTGGAGGCCGACGGCCTGGTGGAGCGCACACCCCATCCGACCGATGGCCGCACCACGCTGGTGCGGATCACCGATCTCGGCCGGTCGACGGTCGAGGACGCCACCGTCACGCTCAACAGCGAGGTGTTCGCCGACATCGGCATGTCCGACAGCGAGTCCCGTGCGCTCGCGGCCTCGATCGAGACGCTGCGCCGTAATTCCGGCGACTTCTAA
- a CDS encoding HAD family hydrolase, giving the protein MPTTHETTWRAGRFWWDSASPAGTGCPLRAVIFDLDALTDIECEGHREAYNAAFAAHGLDFQWSVTRYRQLLALTDERQRVAAELRKRGVATESDVLTRLLADDIYTTKTMLFDELILERDLAPRPGLVDFVAETFGAGVQVAVVTSGQRSWAEPLVRQLVGEGIVETVVTAEDVKKPMPDSEAHRLALAELGITAENALAVSGSACGLRAATKSGLATVVITGEGVPDIPAAVAVREDFAGSAPLHVADCQRMHGRWWATHKRTAA; this is encoded by the coding sequence ATGCCGACAACGCACGAGACGACTTGGCGCGCGGGCCGCTTCTGGTGGGACTCCGCATCGCCGGCAGGAACCGGATGTCCGCTGCGCGCGGTGATCTTCGACCTCGATGCCCTGACCGATATCGAGTGCGAGGGCCACCGAGAGGCGTACAACGCCGCGTTCGCGGCGCATGGTCTGGACTTTCAGTGGTCGGTGACGCGGTACCGGCAGCTGCTCGCGCTCACCGATGAGCGACAGCGCGTCGCGGCCGAGCTGCGCAAGCGAGGGGTGGCCACCGAGTCGGACGTGCTGACCAGGCTGCTGGCCGACGACATCTACACGACCAAGACGATGTTGTTCGACGAGCTGATCCTCGAGCGCGATCTCGCGCCGCGCCCCGGCCTCGTCGACTTCGTCGCCGAAACCTTCGGGGCCGGTGTGCAGGTCGCCGTCGTGACGAGCGGACAGCGCAGCTGGGCGGAGCCCTTGGTGCGCCAGCTGGTCGGCGAGGGAATCGTCGAGACGGTGGTGACCGCCGAGGACGTCAAGAAGCCCATGCCGGATTCCGAAGCCCATCGCCTGGCACTCGCCGAGCTCGGGATCACCGCCGAGAACGCGCTCGCGGTCAGCGGCTCGGCCTGCGGGCTGCGGGCCGCGACGAAATCCGGGCTGGCCACGGTCGTCATCACTGGTGAAGGCGTGCCCGATATCCCGGCCGCTGTCGCGGTGCGGGAGGACTTCGCCGGCAGCGCACCGCTGCATGTCGCCGACTGCCAGCGTATGCACGGCCGTTGGTGGGCGACACACAAGCGGACCGCCGCTTAA
- a CDS encoding response regulator, which translates to MASEELSPPVRLVLVDDHEMVIEGLKAMLAAFRERVEVVGQAIGAERALSVVDELNPDIVLSDVRMHGSSGLDLCVALRGRDPKRKVVMLSVYDDEQYLFQALRVGASGYLLKSISSDELVRQLEFVHRGETAIDPSMAARAVDTAARMQRDEFWPGARQGLTQRESEILSYVVNGLSNRAIASKLVIGDETVKTHLSSIYRKLGVSDRTGAVATALREGIYQ; encoded by the coding sequence ATGGCTTCCGAAGAGCTGAGCCCACCGGTTCGTCTGGTGCTCGTCGATGACCACGAGATGGTGATCGAGGGTCTCAAGGCCATGCTCGCGGCGTTTCGGGAGCGCGTGGAGGTCGTCGGACAGGCCATCGGCGCCGAACGTGCGCTCAGCGTCGTCGACGAGTTGAACCCCGACATCGTGCTGTCCGACGTCCGCATGCACGGGTCCAGCGGCCTGGACCTCTGCGTGGCGTTGCGCGGTCGCGATCCCAAGCGCAAGGTCGTCATGCTGTCCGTCTACGACGACGAGCAATACCTCTTTCAGGCCCTGCGGGTAGGCGCGTCCGGATACCTCCTGAAAAGCATCAGCAGCGACGAGCTCGTCCGTCAGCTCGAGTTCGTGCACCGCGGTGAGACGGCGATCGACCCGAGCATGGCCGCCAGGGCGGTGGACACCGCCGCACGGATGCAGCGCGACGAATTCTGGCCCGGTGCGCGCCAGGGTTTGACGCAGCGCGAGAGCGAGATCCTCTCGTACGTCGTGAACGGCCTGTCCAACCGCGCCATCGCGTCCAAGCTGGTGATCGGCGACGAGACCGTCAAGACGCACCTGAGCTCGATCTACCGCAAGCTCGGGGTCAGCGACCGCACCGGAGCCGTGGCGACCGCCCTCCGCGAGGGCATTTACCAATGA